In the genome of Epinephelus lanceolatus isolate andai-2023 chromosome 18, ASM4190304v1, whole genome shotgun sequence, one region contains:
- the rusf1 gene encoding RUS family member 1 gives METDRGVVLATERYGSAESWKYFAKDEVMERRRDGREGESRGNSIVGVFKTVFLPQGYPESVSDDYLQYQFWDTLQAFSSSLSGTLATQASLKGVGVGNQEATVAAATVTWILRDGTGMLGRILFAWHKGSKLDSEAKKWRLFADVLNDIAMFMEILAPYFPAFFTLIVCTAGVFKSLVGVAGGATRAALTVHQARRDNMADISAKDGSQETLVNLAGLLVSLMLIPLVTDNTILTLSLFFLFTVLHLFANYKAVRSVVMETFNEARLSIVLQQYVRDGQILSPLEANQREPVFFELRKTVPIRLGVRLQEVVQSPEELNLALKENNMPYILGVRNGCVCVCLGPEASVRDEIRAMCQAVWLSNTLSPPTQQQQSPWEIVHESHKLMDKIFNPFLKGVEAAGWDVKRTLLDWDEWRVEWKTKTN, from the exons atggagacagacagaggtgtGGTTTTGGCCACAGAGAGATATGGTAGTGCAGAGTCCTGGAAGTATTTTGCAAAAGATGAAGTgatggagaggagaagagatggGAGGGAAGGTGAATCAAGAGGAAACTCTATTGTTGGAGTTTTTAAA aCTGTCTTCCTGCCTCAAGGCTATCCAGAGAGCGTCAGTGATGACTACTTACAGTACCAGTTTTGGGATACTTTGCAG gCATTCTCCAGCTCTCTGTCAGGGACTCTGGCCACTCAGGCTTCTCTCAAAGGTGTCGGTGTTGGAAACCAAGAGGCGACAGTCGCTGCAGCCACAGTTACCTGGATACTGAGAG ATGGAACTGGTATGTTGGGAAGAATTCTCTTCGCCTGGCATAAAGG GAGTAAACTGGACTCTGAGGCCAAAAAATGGAG ACTTTTTGCTGATGTCCTCAACGACATTGCCATGTTCATGGAAATATTGGCTCCATACTTTCCTGCTTTCTTCACCCTGATAGTGTGTACTGCAGGGGTattcaag TCCCTTGTTGGAGTGGCAGGCGGTGCGACCAGAGCTGCTCTGACTGTTCATCAAGCTCGCAGAGACAACATGGCTGACATCTCTGCCAAAGATGGCAGTCAG gagacttTGGTTAATCTGGCTGGACTGCTGGTCAGTTTGATGCTCATTCCCCTCGTCACTGATAATACAAT ACTGACTCTCagcctcttcttcctcttcaccGTCCTCCACCTCTTTGCCAACTACAAGGCTGTGCGTTCAGTCGTCATGGAAACCTTCAACGAGGCGCGGCTTTCGATCGTGCTGCAGCAGTACGTGAGAGATGGACAGATCCTGAGTCCACTAGAGGCCAATCAGAGAGAACCAGTTTTCTTTG agttAAGGAAAACGGTGCCAATCAGACTTGGAGTGAGGCTGCAGGAGGTTGTACAAAG CCCAGAGGAACTGAATTTGGCtttgaaggaaaacaacatgCCTTACATATTAGGAGTACGTAATG GCtgcgtctgtgtttgtttgggaCCAGAGGCATCGGTGCGTGACGAAATCAGAGCGATGTGCCAAGCTGTGTGGCTCAGCAACACATTGAGCCCTCCAACCCAACAACAGCAAA GTCCCTGGGAAATTGTGCACGAAAGTCACAAGTTGATGGACAAAATTTTCAATCCATTTCTCAAAG GTGTGGAAGCTGCTGGATGGGACGTAAAACGAACTCTGCTGGACTGGGATGAGTGGAGGGTTGAatggaaaacaaaaactaaCTGA